In Priestia megaterium NBRC 15308 = ATCC 14581, the following proteins share a genomic window:
- a CDS encoding PTS transporter subunit IIBC, whose protein sequence is MKKFFSFDFWQKFGKALLVVVAVMPAAGIMISLGKLVAMTGGDITAVQTIARVMEDIGWGIITNLHILFAVAIGGSWAKERAGGAFAALIAFILINRITGAIFGVKAEMLSDSKATVQSLFGQELVVKDYFTSILGSPALNMGVFVGIIAGFLGANLFNKYYNYDKLPEALSFFNGKRFVPFVVIGGSVVTALLLSIVWPFIQGSLNSFGQWIATSRDTAPILAPFIFGALERLLLPFGLHHMLTVPMNYTELGGTYKILTGSGAGSTVAGQDPLWLAWIADLNNFRAAGDMESYKQLLHDVTPARFKVGQMILSCASLIGIALAMYRNVDPDKRSKYRSMFFSAGLAVFLTGVTEPIEFMFMFAAPLLYVVYAIMTGLAFAIVDIVHVRVHSFGVIELLTRTPMIIKAGLWADLMNFIIACLVFFGLNFGVANFLIKRFNFPTPGRNGNYIDEETTATSSKQVKNDSLAPVIIGLLGGENNIEDVDACMTRLRVTVKDIHAVAGESEWKQNGALGLILKDKGVQAIYGPKADVLKSDIQDLLGA, encoded by the coding sequence ATGAAGAAGTTCTTTTCATTTGATTTTTGGCAGAAATTTGGTAAGGCTTTATTAGTAGTAGTAGCGGTTATGCCCGCAGCTGGTATTATGATTTCACTTGGAAAACTAGTTGCAATGACTGGGGGAGACATCACTGCTGTACAAACAATTGCACGCGTGATGGAAGACATAGGCTGGGGTATCATTACAAATCTTCACATTTTGTTCGCTGTTGCCATCGGGGGCTCTTGGGCAAAAGAACGTGCTGGAGGTGCATTTGCTGCACTCATCGCATTCATTCTTATTAATCGAATTACAGGAGCCATTTTCGGAGTTAAAGCAGAAATGCTCTCAGATTCAAAAGCAACGGTTCAATCACTGTTTGGACAAGAATTAGTTGTAAAAGACTACTTCACATCTATTTTAGGATCTCCCGCTCTTAACATGGGAGTGTTCGTAGGAATTATCGCTGGATTTTTAGGTGCGAATTTATTCAATAAATATTACAACTATGATAAATTGCCTGAAGCCCTTTCGTTTTTTAACGGCAAGCGCTTCGTACCATTTGTGGTCATCGGTGGTTCAGTTGTAACGGCACTGCTTTTATCCATTGTATGGCCGTTTATCCAAGGTTCATTAAACAGCTTCGGACAGTGGATTGCAACATCTAGAGACACAGCTCCTATTCTAGCACCATTTATTTTCGGAGCATTAGAGCGCCTGCTTCTTCCATTTGGTCTTCATCATATGCTGACAGTTCCTATGAACTACACGGAGCTAGGCGGAACGTACAAAATTTTAACAGGTTCTGGAGCAGGTTCCACTGTTGCCGGTCAAGATCCTTTGTGGCTTGCTTGGATTGCAGATTTAAATAATTTCCGCGCTGCAGGAGATATGGAAAGCTACAAGCAGTTATTACATGACGTTACACCTGCACGCTTTAAAGTAGGACAGATGATTTTGTCTTGTGCGTCGCTAATTGGAATCGCTTTAGCAATGTATCGTAACGTAGATCCTGACAAACGTTCAAAATATCGTTCAATGTTCTTTTCAGCTGGACTAGCTGTTTTCTTAACAGGCGTAACAGAACCAATCGAATTTATGTTCATGTTCGCAGCACCTCTTTTATATGTCGTATATGCAATTATGACGGGACTGGCTTTTGCCATTGTTGATATTGTTCATGTTCGCGTACACTCATTTGGCGTAATTGAGCTATTAACACGTACACCAATGATTATCAAAGCCGGCCTATGGGCTGACTTAATGAACTTTATCATCGCCTGCCTTGTATTCTTTGGCTTAAATTTTGGAGTGGCAAACTTCTTAATTAAACGTTTTAACTTCCCAACGCCGGGACGTAACGGAAACTATATTGATGAAGAAACAACTGCAACAAGCAGCAAGCAGGTGAAAAATGATTCGCTTGCACCAGTCATTATTGGACTGCTTGGCGGAGAAAACAATATTGAAGATGTTGATGCTTGTATGACTCGCTTACGTGTAACGGTAAAAGATATACATGCCGTTGCAGGAGAAAGTGAGTGGAAACAAAACGGAGCCCTTGGTTTAATCTTGAAAGATAAAGGGGTACAAGCTATTTATGGACCTAAAGCGGATGTTTTGAAATCCGACATTCAAGATTTGTTAGGAGCTTAA
- a CDS encoding endonuclease/exonuclease/phosphatase family protein, which yields MKLLTLNCHSWQEENQLDKLSCLAEVIKKEKYDVIALQEVSQKVDAPYVYDYIRSDNYAWLLAKELGKQGEDYQLVWDLSHIGYEVYEEGIAILTKHPIIEEHSFFVSQTSNIDYWKTRRIVGATIEYEKELLTFYSCHLGWWDDEEEPFKQQVDTLLAHVHKDNPFFLLGDFNNDAHRRNEGYDYLLSQGLYDTYTLSNKKDSGITVKGNIAGWDDNERALRLDLILSSHAQDIQSSTVVFNGIHYPVVSDHFGVSLYLKS from the coding sequence ATGAAGCTATTAACGTTAAATTGCCACTCTTGGCAAGAGGAAAATCAGCTAGACAAGTTATCTTGTCTAGCTGAAGTAATTAAAAAAGAAAAATATGATGTCATTGCTTTACAGGAAGTAAGCCAAAAAGTAGACGCACCTTATGTATATGACTACATTCGCAGCGATAATTACGCTTGGCTTTTAGCAAAAGAACTGGGTAAGCAAGGTGAAGACTATCAATTGGTATGGGATTTATCTCATATAGGCTATGAAGTGTATGAAGAAGGAATTGCCATTTTAACGAAACACCCGATTATTGAAGAGCATTCATTTTTTGTTTCACAAACGTCAAATATTGACTATTGGAAAACGAGAAGAATTGTTGGAGCAACAATCGAATATGAAAAAGAACTTCTTACGTTTTATTCTTGTCATCTTGGCTGGTGGGATGACGAGGAAGAGCCGTTCAAGCAGCAAGTTGATACGCTGCTAGCTCATGTACACAAAGATAATCCATTTTTCCTACTCGGAGACTTTAATAATGACGCTCATAGACGAAATGAAGGTTACGACTACCTGTTGAGCCAAGGCCTCTATGATACGTATACTCTATCGAACAAAAAAGACAGCGGTATTACAGTTAAAGGTAACATTGCTGGATGGGATGATAATGAACGGGCACTGCGCCTTGATCTAATTCTATCGAGTCATGCGCAGGATATTCAGTCATCAACTGTGGTGTTTAACGGCATACATTATCCCGTTGTTTCCGACCATTTTGGGGTAAGCTTATATTTAAAATCTTAA
- a CDS encoding glycosyltransferase gives MKVLLISNMYPSREFPSYGVFVQNTEQILLNNQFQVDRIVLQKKKTKLQKLFGYALHYTKIIWSGLTKKYDYIYVHYAAHNAAPLLLLKKLNSRVTIITNVHGSDVVPEVSSQEKFQPRVKQLLKESAKIITPSPYYMSLVKEKYEVKTPIYIFPSGGVNPDVFYPFLDRNEAFEMLKLDPNQKYIGCVSRIDVGKGWEYYLKAIAHLEEATPTFYKYLYIGSGKDEDAFHNLAEELGIKEKIIHFPLLPQTSLKYVYNAIDAFIFPTVREGESLGLVGLEAMACGTPVIGSKIGGLKDYIIEGKNGLFFQPGNEIELAEKLWFFMSSSEEYKQRLSRQAILTAHDYTINVISEKLPRIFND, from the coding sequence GTGAAAGTTTTATTAATTTCAAATATGTATCCTTCAAGAGAGTTTCCTAGCTATGGTGTTTTTGTCCAAAACACTGAGCAAATCTTATTGAATAACCAATTTCAGGTGGATCGTATTGTACTACAAAAAAAGAAAACAAAACTTCAAAAATTATTTGGATATGCACTTCATTACACTAAAATTATTTGGAGTGGGCTAACAAAAAAATATGATTATATATATGTGCACTATGCTGCGCATAATGCAGCTCCGTTACTTCTGCTAAAAAAACTAAATAGTAGGGTCACTATTATAACAAATGTTCACGGCTCCGATGTTGTTCCCGAAGTTTCTTCCCAGGAGAAATTTCAACCTAGAGTTAAACAGTTGTTGAAGGAGTCCGCCAAAATTATTACTCCTTCTCCTTACTATATGTCATTAGTTAAAGAGAAGTACGAGGTAAAAACTCCTATATATATTTTTCCAAGTGGTGGAGTTAATCCTGACGTTTTCTATCCTTTTTTAGATAGAAACGAAGCTTTTGAAATGTTGAAACTAGATCCAAATCAAAAGTATATTGGGTGTGTAAGTAGAATTGATGTGGGAAAAGGTTGGGAATATTATTTAAAAGCCATTGCTCACCTTGAAGAAGCTACCCCAACATTCTATAAGTATTTGTACATTGGTAGTGGAAAAGATGAAGACGCGTTTCATAATTTAGCAGAAGAGTTAGGTATTAAGGAAAAAATTATTCATTTTCCATTACTTCCTCAAACTTCATTAAAATATGTTTACAACGCCATAGATGCATTTATTTTTCCAACTGTTCGCGAAGGAGAAAGTTTAGGTCTTGTTGGACTTGAAGCTATGGCTTGTGGAACACCTGTGATTGGCAGCAAAATTGGAGGATTAAAAGATTATATTATCGAAGGTAAAAACGGTTTATTTTTCCAGCCTGGTAATGAAATAGAATTGGCTGAAAAATTATGGTTCTTTATGAGTAGTTCTGAAGAGTACAAACAAAGATTGTCAAGACAAGCAATTCTTACAGCACATGATTACACTATTAATGTTATCTCTGAAAAACTACCTCGTATTTTTAATGATTAA
- a CDS encoding DUF6020 family protein yields the protein MKTNKRLLFFTIILALIAIGLFLGDSQSGNYTSILLTIILATFASIYLYSYKDKFRFNIIVWIMMIIVAFLTQFAFLNNLHITASTLFLFMIYILSRFLFAFLLTLTAAVFIRDLNDFNYILVKPTKYTWLIILLVLGISLFYWVAFFPAAMTPDSLSQWRQAHTGEFDDGHPIIFTWLIMFLVKIWNSPGIIALFQILVVTSVYGYAFDFLLKRKVHPLFLGILTAIILVIPSFTIFSIIIWKDIIYSSFLLFFTVNLAKLHFSKGNWIKSRSGFLLLLLSAFGTAFFRHNGLPVFILTFVLLIILFRNKWKPLLSIFLIVFILERIIAGPVFHALNVKPSDPNEALSIPTQQIANIIVNDGDMTKDERAYFDKVFPIELWKEKYNPYNTNPIKFTWESYNREFIFKDTGLYFKNYISIVLKNPLLATEAFLKQSSLVWQVTTFKDGYTDTYVTNVYYGNDLGLKNEIISQKITNTSNKYLAIFKQPVFSFLWKPAFYHCIILLSGLFLAIRKGKKSLVIIVPWLLNTLSILAGLPAQDFRYLLASVFISIFLIAVPFIKPDEEEHSL from the coding sequence ATGAAAACCAACAAAAGATTACTATTTTTCACAATCATCTTAGCTCTAATAGCTATAGGTTTATTTTTAGGTGATAGTCAAAGTGGAAATTACACTTCCATCTTACTTACAATTATCTTAGCTACCTTTGCTTCTATTTATCTTTATTCATATAAAGATAAGTTTAGATTCAACATTATAGTTTGGATAATGATGATAATTGTTGCTTTTTTAACACAATTTGCTTTTTTAAATAACCTACACATTACAGCATCGACATTGTTTTTGTTTATGATATATATACTTAGCCGCTTTTTATTTGCGTTCTTATTAACATTAACTGCAGCGGTATTTATAAGGGATTTAAATGATTTTAACTACATTTTGGTAAAACCCACCAAGTATACATGGTTAATAATTTTATTGGTTTTAGGAATTAGTTTATTTTACTGGGTAGCTTTTTTCCCAGCTGCTATGACTCCTGATTCATTATCTCAATGGAGGCAAGCTCATACAGGAGAATTTGATGATGGTCATCCAATTATTTTCACATGGCTTATTATGTTTCTTGTAAAAATTTGGAATAGCCCAGGTATAATAGCTCTTTTTCAAATCTTAGTAGTTACAAGTGTATATGGTTATGCTTTTGACTTTTTACTTAAACGTAAGGTTCACCCTCTTTTCCTAGGAATTTTAACGGCTATTATACTTGTTATCCCGAGTTTCACTATTTTCTCCATAATTATATGGAAAGATATTATTTACAGTTCCTTTTTGCTATTTTTCACTGTAAATTTAGCGAAATTACATTTTTCTAAAGGTAATTGGATAAAAAGTCGTTCTGGGTTCTTACTATTACTTTTGTCTGCTTTTGGCACTGCGTTCTTCAGACATAATGGATTGCCAGTTTTTATTCTTACTTTTGTCTTACTCATTATACTTTTTAGAAATAAATGGAAGCCTTTACTTTCTATATTTTTAATTGTTTTTATTTTAGAACGAATTATAGCTGGACCAGTTTTCCACGCTCTAAATGTTAAACCTTCAGATCCAAATGAAGCTCTATCTATACCTACACAACAAATTGCTAACATTATTGTTAATGATGGCGATATGACAAAAGATGAAAGAGCTTATTTTGATAAGGTATTTCCTATTGAACTGTGGAAAGAAAAATATAATCCTTATAATACAAATCCAATAAAATTCACGTGGGAATCTTATAACCGTGAATTCATTTTTAAAGATACCGGTTTATATTTTAAAAATTATATAAGCATTGTCTTAAAAAATCCTTTACTTGCAACTGAAGCTTTCTTAAAACAATCTTCTTTAGTCTGGCAAGTAACAACATTTAAAGATGGATACACGGACACTTATGTTACTAATGTTTATTATGGGAATGACCTTGGTTTAAAGAATGAAATCATCAGCCAAAAAATTACAAATACATCCAATAAATACTTGGCTATATTTAAACAACCTGTATTTTCATTTTTATGGAAACCAGCTTTTTATCACTGTATTATTTTATTATCTGGGCTATTTCTTGCTATACGTAAAGGTAAAAAATCACTAGTTATTATAGTACCTTGGCTATTAAATACTCTATCGATACTTGCAGGTTTACCAGCACAAGATTTTAGGTACCTCTTAGCAAGTGTCTTTATATCAATATTTTTAATTGCTGTGCCTTTTATAAAGCCGGATGAAGAAGAACACTCATTGTAA
- a CDS encoding DUF2304 domain-containing protein has product MTPVQIISLVVALIFLFQVLVYTSKHKLKDQVAFFWLLISLAGVIIAISLPFFNVLVSKIGIYYMPSLFFLLALILILNILIYQNVLISKQQDKIKDLTQEMALLKHSIQEKERNL; this is encoded by the coding sequence ATGACACCTGTTCAAATTATATCTTTAGTCGTGGCATTAATATTCTTATTTCAAGTGTTAGTCTATACAAGTAAACATAAATTAAAAGATCAAGTAGCTTTTTTCTGGCTGCTGATTTCTTTAGCAGGAGTTATTATCGCCATATCTTTGCCGTTTTTTAACGTATTAGTATCCAAAATCGGTATTTATTATATGCCTTCTTTATTCTTTCTGTTGGCTTTAATTTTGATTTTAAACATTTTGATTTATCAAAATGTATTAATTTCTAAACAACAAGACAAAATCAAAGATTTAACTCAAGAGATGGCTTTATTAAAGCACTCGATTCAAGAGAAAGAAAGGAATTTATAG
- the pdxK gene encoding pyridoxine/pyridoxal/pyridoxamine kinase, with protein MTMNKALTIAGSDSSGGAGIQADLKTFQELGVYGMTALTTIVTMDPDNSWSHNVFPQEVSTVEQQLKTIVKGVGVQALKTGMLGSVEIIELAAKTIEEYGLKNVVVDPVMVCKGEDEALHPETTVSLRDVLVPKATVVTPNLFEASQLSGLGPIKTVDKMKEAAVKIFDLGAEYVLIKGGSKLEHEKAIDLLYDGKTFEILESERIETTFTHGAGCTYSAAIAAELAKGSDVKQAIYTAKEFITEAIRHSFALNQYVGPTNHGAYRRNKEKVTN; from the coding sequence ATGACAATGAATAAAGCATTAACCATTGCAGGTTCTGACAGCAGCGGCGGAGCTGGCATTCAAGCGGATTTAAAAACATTCCAAGAACTGGGTGTTTACGGAATGACAGCTTTAACAACAATTGTAACAATGGATCCCGATAACAGCTGGTCTCATAACGTATTTCCGCAAGAAGTTTCAACTGTTGAACAGCAGTTGAAAACAATTGTAAAAGGCGTAGGCGTACAAGCTCTAAAAACAGGTATGCTTGGCTCAGTGGAAATTATTGAACTAGCCGCAAAAACAATTGAAGAATATGGTTTAAAAAATGTCGTAGTAGATCCTGTGATGGTATGTAAAGGAGAAGACGAAGCGCTTCACCCGGAAACAACTGTCAGCTTGCGTGATGTACTAGTTCCAAAAGCAACAGTTGTAACCCCTAATTTATTTGAAGCTAGTCAATTAAGCGGACTTGGTCCTATCAAAACGGTCGATAAAATGAAAGAAGCAGCCGTCAAGATTTTTGACCTTGGTGCCGAATATGTATTGATTAAAGGCGGAAGTAAATTGGAACATGAAAAAGCAATTGATTTGCTTTATGATGGAAAAACGTTTGAGATCTTAGAGTCTGAACGTATTGAGACAACATTTACGCACGGTGCTGGATGCACATACTCAGCTGCGATTGCTGCTGAATTGGCAAAAGGCAGTGACGTCAAACAAGCTATTTATACAGCAAAAGAATTTATTACAGAAGCAATTCGTCATTCATTTGCTTTAAATCAATATGTTGGACCGACAAATCACGGTGCATACCGTCGTAACAAGGAGAAAGTAACAAACTAA
- the ald gene encoding alanine dehydrogenase: MIIGVPKEIKNNENRVAITPAGVASFVGTGHRVLIENEAGIGSNFTNEDYVKAGAEIVETAADVWAQAEMVMKVKEPLASEYGYFRPGLILFTYLHLAAEPALAKALKDSGVTAIAYETVAVNRTLPLLTPMSEVAGRMAAQIGAQFLQKSNGGKGILLAGVPGVSRGKVTIIGGGGVGTNAAKIAIGLGADVTIIDLSPERLRQLDDIFGNQINTLVSNPYNIADAVAESDLVIGAVLIPGAKAPKLVTEEMVKTMKPGSVIVDVAIDQGGIVETIDHITTHDQPTYEKHGVVHYAVANMPGAVPRTSTIALTNVTVPYALQIASKGVHKAIAQNEALKLGVNVANGAITYEAVAHDLGYDYVSVDVALEKELASI, translated from the coding sequence ATGATTATTGGCGTACCAAAAGAAATCAAAAACAACGAAAACCGAGTAGCGATTACACCAGCAGGCGTAGCATCATTTGTTGGTACAGGTCATCGTGTATTAATTGAAAATGAAGCGGGTATTGGAAGTAACTTCACAAACGAAGATTATGTAAAGGCTGGAGCTGAAATTGTTGAGACAGCAGCTGACGTTTGGGCACAAGCTGAAATGGTTATGAAAGTAAAAGAACCACTAGCAAGTGAATACGGCTATTTTAGACCAGGTCTTATTTTATTCACATACCTTCACTTAGCAGCTGAACCAGCACTAGCAAAAGCATTAAAAGATAGCGGCGTAACAGCCATTGCTTATGAAACAGTAGCAGTAAATCGTACATTGCCTCTATTAACGCCTATGAGCGAAGTAGCAGGACGTATGGCTGCTCAAATCGGTGCACAATTCCTTCAAAAATCAAACGGTGGAAAAGGAATTTTACTAGCGGGTGTTCCTGGAGTTAGCCGCGGAAAAGTAACGATTATCGGAGGCGGCGGTGTTGGTACAAATGCTGCAAAAATCGCAATCGGTCTCGGTGCTGATGTAACAATTATTGATTTAAGTCCTGAACGCTTACGTCAATTAGACGATATCTTTGGCAACCAAATCAATACGCTAGTGTCAAACCCTTATAATATTGCGGATGCAGTAGCGGAGTCAGATTTAGTGATTGGCGCAGTATTAATCCCAGGTGCAAAAGCTCCAAAACTAGTAACAGAAGAAATGGTGAAAACAATGAAGCCAGGTTCTGTTATTGTTGACGTAGCAATCGACCAAGGTGGTATCGTTGAAACAATCGACCACATTACAACACACGATCAGCCGACTTATGAAAAGCACGGCGTTGTACACTATGCAGTTGCAAACATGCCGGGAGCAGTTCCTCGCACATCAACAATTGCTTTAACAAACGTAACCGTACCTTACGCACTTCAAATTGCTTCTAAAGGTGTTCACAAAGCAATCGCTCAAAACGAAGCGTTAAAATTAGGAGTGAACGTTGCAAACGGAGCCATTACGTACGAAGCAGTTGCACATGATTTAGGTTATGATTATGTATCAGTAGACGTAGCTCTTGAAAAAGAATTAGCTTCTATCTAA
- a CDS encoding Cof-type HAD-IIB family hydrolase yields MIKCIAIDMDGTLVNSEQVVSKENAQAIKTAQKAGVEVVVATGRSYEEARYVLEEAGLHTYLICANGAELRNPQGEKQYSVGMTMESIREVEGVFKKFQLYFEVYTSEGTYSNDYEKALSVLMDIYLSASLKDNYEKSLEAAKERFNSGRVKLIEEYEALFQDPNKDIYKLLAFSFDEEKLEQAKIELVKLDSIAVSASGKENIEINDENAQKGIAVTSFVQERHISLEETMAIGDNYNDVSMFQRVGRAVAMGNAPQEIKEFAHIVTGTNDEHGVAQAILNALETVKQ; encoded by the coding sequence ATGATTAAATGTATTGCGATCGATATGGATGGAACTTTAGTAAATAGTGAACAAGTTGTAAGTAAAGAAAATGCCCAAGCGATTAAGACAGCTCAAAAGGCAGGGGTGGAAGTTGTTGTTGCTACGGGACGTTCTTATGAAGAGGCCCGTTATGTTTTAGAAGAAGCAGGACTTCATACATATTTAATTTGTGCAAACGGAGCAGAGCTTCGGAATCCACAAGGAGAAAAACAATATTCAGTAGGCATGACGATGGAATCTATTCGCGAAGTAGAGGGTGTTTTTAAGAAGTTTCAGTTGTACTTTGAAGTCTATACAAGTGAAGGCACGTATTCAAATGACTATGAAAAAGCTTTGTCGGTATTAATGGATATTTATTTAAGCGCTAGCTTAAAAGATAATTATGAAAAATCGTTAGAAGCGGCAAAAGAGCGTTTCAATAGCGGCAGAGTAAAGCTTATTGAAGAGTATGAAGCGTTATTTCAAGATCCAAACAAGGACATTTATAAGCTGCTTGCTTTCTCTTTTGACGAAGAAAAGTTAGAACAGGCAAAAATAGAACTTGTGAAGTTAGATTCGATTGCAGTCAGTGCATCTGGTAAAGAAAATATTGAAATAAATGATGAAAATGCTCAAAAAGGAATTGCGGTTACATCATTTGTTCAAGAACGCCATATTTCTTTAGAAGAAACGATGGCCATTGGAGACAATTATAACGACGTATCGATGTTTCAGCGAGTTGGACGTGCTGTAGCGATGGGGAATGCCCCTCAAGAAATTAAAGAGTTTGCCCATATCGTAACAGGAACAAATGACGAGCACGGCGTAGCTCAAGCTATTTTAAATGCGCTTGAAACAGTTAAACAATAA
- a CDS encoding EamA family transporter, whose product MNIANFLLILANTLTLVCGQFLWKFGLESKSQPFKSLHSIINLFLSPYVISGLALYGLATVLWLFILTRVPLSVAYPIQSMAYILAVFGAFFVFGESLTLYKVLGCLFIMIGVSFIGFTSTN is encoded by the coding sequence ATGAACATAGCAAATTTTTTATTGATTTTAGCTAATACCTTGACTCTTGTGTGCGGACAATTTTTATGGAAGTTTGGTTTAGAATCGAAGTCTCAACCATTTAAATCTTTACATTCTATCATTAATCTATTTCTATCTCCATATGTCATTTCTGGGTTAGCCCTATATGGCTTAGCTACCGTCTTATGGCTTTTTATTCTAACGAGAGTTCCTTTAAGTGTGGCATACCCTATACAGAGTATGGCTTACATTCTAGCAGTATTTGGAGCTTTTTTTGTTTTTGGTGAATCTCTTACACTTTATAAGGTATTAGGGTGTTTATTTATTATGATAGGCGTATCATTTATAGGCTTTACCTCTACGAACTAA
- a CDS encoding glycosyltransferase family 2 protein, producing the protein MKKRALIIIPAYNEEDNIKDTVSNVKYMNNFDYIVVNDGSKDKTQEILDSNNFNHLDLPINLGIGGAMQTGYKYALKNDYDYAIQLDADGQHNPKDLAKLIDEIDINHFDMVIGSRFIEKTDYRGSLTRRVGIYYFYKLIHILTGKKVTDPTSGYRVVNKKIIKEFSNYYPQDYPEVEVVVDLAKKGYNIHETRVDMNSRQGGTSSITPLKSIYYMIKVTFFSVIRKVF; encoded by the coding sequence GTGAAAAAAAGAGCGCTTATTATTATTCCGGCATATAACGAAGAAGATAATATAAAAGATACAGTTAGCAACGTAAAGTATATGAACAATTTTGATTATATAGTTGTTAACGATGGTTCAAAAGATAAAACGCAAGAAATTCTAGATTCCAATAATTTCAATCATTTAGATCTTCCTATAAACTTAGGAATTGGCGGTGCAATGCAAACTGGGTATAAGTATGCTCTAAAAAATGACTATGACTACGCTATCCAATTAGATGCAGATGGTCAACATAACCCTAAAGACTTGGCAAAACTAATAGATGAAATTGATATTAATCATTTCGACATGGTAATTGGATCACGTTTTATTGAAAAAACTGATTATCGTGGCTCTTTAACAAGGAGAGTAGGTATTTATTATTTCTATAAATTAATACACATATTAACAGGAAAAAAAGTAACAGACCCCACATCTGGATACAGAGTTGTAAATAAAAAAATTATTAAAGAGTTTTCTAACTATTACCCACAAGACTATCCAGAAGTTGAGGTTGTTGTAGACTTAGCTAAAAAAGGATACAACATCCATGAAACACGTGTAGATATGAACTCTCGTCAAGGGGGAACTTCATCCATTACACCACTAAAGTCAATTTACTACATGATAAAAGTTACATTTTTCTCTGTGATTAGAAAAGTGTTTTAG
- the pgmB gene encoding beta-phosphoglucomutase, whose product MKKEELQAIIFDLDGVIADTVHLYYKANKKVADQLNVSFSEELNQQLQGISRVKTVELIAAQGNVHLTVEKKEQLADEKNKHYQALIKEMTKDHLLPGIQLLLEDCKKQGIKMAIASSSSNANTVVDALGIRPFFDCIVDVRKIKKGKPDPEIFLTAADQLKVTPYACVAIEDGEAGVKAINQTDMVSIGVGKHLKEEDMNFHVYSTADLCLKTIKEVFEKARKGTDYNSMYTKN is encoded by the coding sequence ATGAAAAAAGAAGAGCTACAAGCGATTATTTTTGATTTAGACGGTGTTATTGCAGATACGGTACATTTATATTATAAAGCAAATAAAAAAGTAGCAGATCAACTTAACGTTTCATTTTCTGAAGAACTCAATCAGCAGCTGCAGGGGATCAGCCGAGTGAAAACTGTAGAGCTCATTGCTGCCCAAGGCAATGTACATCTGACAGTGGAAAAAAAAGAACAGCTTGCTGATGAAAAGAATAAGCATTATCAAGCATTAATAAAGGAGATGACAAAGGATCATCTACTTCCAGGAATACAATTGTTGTTAGAGGATTGTAAAAAACAAGGTATTAAAATGGCGATTGCTTCTTCTAGTTCAAATGCAAATACTGTAGTGGATGCGTTAGGAATACGTCCTTTTTTTGATTGCATTGTGGATGTGAGAAAAATAAAGAAGGGAAAACCAGACCCAGAAATATTTTTGACAGCTGCTGATCAATTAAAAGTAACACCCTATGCATGTGTGGCCATAGAAGATGGAGAGGCGGGTGTAAAAGCTATTAATCAAACAGATATGGTTTCTATCGGCGTTGGTAAGCATCTGAAGGAAGAGGATATGAATTTTCACGTATATTCAACAGCTGATTTGTGTTTAAAGACGATCAAAGAGGTTTTCGAAAAAGCAAGAAAAGGAACAGATTATAACAGCATGTATACAAAAAATTAG